Proteins co-encoded in one Cucurbita pepo subsp. pepo cultivar mu-cu-16 chromosome LG15, ASM280686v2, whole genome shotgun sequence genomic window:
- the LOC111811176 gene encoding guanine nucleotide-binding protein subunit gamma 2-like isoform X1, translating into MASSMDEQLVPEATVGVGTVGGKHRILAELKRLEQELKYLQEELDEVEKMGNISSICKDLLPGVETKSDPLLPVLNGVVNPLWDRWFEGSPSKPECSCRIL; encoded by the exons ATGGCGTCGTCTATGGATGAACAGCTCGTTCCCGAGGCTACAGTTGGAGTCGGAACCGTCGGAGGAAAGCATCGCATTCTCGCGGAGCTCAAGCGTCTTGAACAAGAACTCAAATACTTGCAG GAAGAGTTGGATGAAGTTGAGAAAATGGGAAACATCTCATCTATATGCAAGGA CTTGCTTCCCGGTGTCGAAACCAAATCAGACCCACTTTTGCCAGT CCTGAATGGTGTTGTAAATCCCCTATGGGATCGCTGGTTTGAAGGATCCCCAAGCAAACCAGAGTGTAGCTGCAGGATTCTCTAG
- the LOC111811176 gene encoding uncharacterized protein LOC111811176 isoform X2, protein MASSMDEQLVPEATVGVGTVGGKHRILAELKRLEQELKYLQARFIGNDTIIVKRVRRDRRETRLVCYPLDAHKLKLWIFCLEVSKC, encoded by the exons ATGGCGTCGTCTATGGATGAACAGCTCGTTCCCGAGGCTACAGTTGGAGTCGGAACCGTCGGAGGAAAGCATCGCATTCTCGCGGAGCTCAAGCGTCTTGAACAAGAACTCAAATACTTGCAG GCTCGTTTTATAGGAAATGAtacaataatagtaaaaagaGTAAGGCGGGACAGAAGAGAAACTAGGCTTGTTTGCTATCCCTTAGATGCTCACAAACTGAAGCTATGGATATTCTGTTTAGAAGTTTCGAAATGTTGA